In Oncorhynchus masou masou isolate Uvic2021 chromosome 28, UVic_Omas_1.1, whole genome shotgun sequence, the DNA window ATTTGAATGAAGGTACTCAACTAAATAGATTGTATTCTAAAAGGGAAACAATAGAACTGCGTATCAAGTCAAACATGTTTTCTTGTTCCATTTTTATTGGACTTCGACAGGGAATCTGGGTATTAGTTTTGATCGAATAGGGCGTTGTGTATCAGAGAATTTTTACGTTTCTGTTTTTTTCTTTCCAATCATAATGTTCTGATGCCATCTGCTGGCTGCAGATGTAAGTGGATGACAGTCAATGCAACAGAAAACAACTTTCCCCTTCATCTAGTGGCATCTGGAGTTGATACCATTAAGCTGCTCTTATACCTTTGTAACAACGATACAATTACTGTAGTAATAACATTGGACGAAAACGTAACAATAAAAACAacaaaatcaatcaaatgtagattaaacaaaaaaaaaaactgttttacaCAGACGCAGAACTCCGTATTTTTCACCCAGAAAAATAGATCAAACGCAAAAAGAAATATCTTGCTGTGTTTTGTAAACCAGATCTAAAATGCTCCTTAATGTAATTTCTGCTCGGCATCAGACTGattttgtgcttcagttgcacttctccacTCAGATGAGAATTCACGAATaggcattctatcagcagacagcgctctgactgatgtgtagctatTTTGTCTGGTACTTTTTCGGTTTCTCCTGTAAAATGAAGATTCACTTCAggcaaaacattaggaaatgtagctggctacattCTTTCTATGATAAATATGATGGCCATGTATAATTTTTTGCAAAAAATACCTCTCTCATTTACAACTAGCCAAATAGCATTGCACTTCTGTagtcatctgatgaaaatgaagCTGTTTTCCACGGAATATGTCCcactaatgtattttctgtggTGGTAAACTATAATTGCACAGCCTTGATGACTATGtgaagcaacaacaaaaaaaaacgcGACTTTCAATATTAAACAcaggcatttaaaaaaacaaaaataaattaaatacagcaTTTTGAAAATACAGTTGTGAACTAACGCGACCCTTGGTATAACAGCAGCTGATTAAACGTGCCGTGTTAGTGACTATGATATTTATGTGGTTACCTTTAGGAAGAGAGCCAGGTAGGCCTGTGCCAGATCAAAGTCTCTCTTGGAGTCCAGCATGCTGGCCACCATCTTCAGGAAACCTTGTAAGACGGAGACATCTCCACCCATATCAGGGGCCAGGCCTCGGAGTTCAGCATCAATCCCAGACGGACCCATCTCTTTCAGCAACCCCACAGGGTCATTATCTGGAGGAAACGATGACGAGGATGGGTTATTCATTGTATTGGCCTGAGgtacatgacatttgaaatgcaAAGTCGTGCCAAATAATACTTTAGTTAGTGCACATGCTAATGACTTGACTTCATAGCAGTAGGCCCAAGTATTGTGATTCCAAAAGATATTCTTGAGTTTTTATGGCCTCAGAATTGATTTGGGGTTAGAGGACTTGCTATGCTTGCAAGAGGTATGGTGAGTAATAGCTAGGTAAGTGAGATTCAGACTTACATTTGTTGCTGAGCATAGCAGATTCTAGCTGTTGGTAGAAATGGGACTTCTGTGCCAGGACTCCAAAATTCACAATCTTTGACTGTGAAAAAAGTAAACAAAAGAAGCATTGTTTAAACCAAATAACAGTTGTTATGGGAGGGGGGATAATATGAAAAGCAAACAACCTTTTTTAAAAGTTGGAATCAGTAGTAGGGGAAACAGCGCCACTGTCCACCCTACAGCCGTTATTGTTTTGTTGACAAAGCAGAGGTGGGGAGGGTCGCCTAGAGCCCTGCACAGGCATGAATTTCATGTCCaagccctaccctacccaggtcTGACTGCTTCTGACAATTTTAAGGACCGACCCTGCCCGAAATCCAAAATAACTCCTTCTGTTAGCAAATGCATTAGCTACTCCTCGCTGCCTGTCAGTCGCTCCTGCACGCTGCTCGCTCTGCTCATGGCGGTTCTGTATCTGTGAGTATCTATAGCAAATGGCTCAGCTTGGGCTGCTCTGTTCAATgacgagacagagagcagtagactgttagtcACTCTGACCTCTGACAAAACTCAAGGAACATTATTATTTTCTGTGAAAGAATCTCTCCTGTCTTATATTTGATGAGGTTGAAGCACTTGACACCATGTTATGATCTTAGTCAGATATGACAGCACCCCACAGCAGATCACGAGCAAATAGCTCAGCTTCAAAATGTTAGTGATCAATTTAGTGATACCCGGGCCCTGCCCGTACATACCCTCGTTATTGATGGGAAAAAAACAGAACCTACCAGGCCCCTAACACAATTTATAATGTCAGGTCCCACCGTGTAGTTGAGCTCTAGCGTCGcccatgtcagagaaaaaaaaacagtgtTCGTTGTTTGCACTAAGTTCGTTGTTGTGCCTTGTTAGGATCCGTCGCCGAGAGGGTAATCTACCTTTCccatcggtcctattagccaacgtacaatcaatcGATAATAAAATAGACGAAATCGGATCACGTATatactaccaatgggacattaaaaactgtaatatcttgtgttttACTGGACGAGTCGTGGCTGgacgacgacatgaataacatacagctggcgggttttaagcttttcggcaggatagaacagtggactctggtaagacaaggggtggcggtctatgtacagttgaagttggaagtttattattattataagtttacatacaccttagccaaatacatttaaactcagtttcacaattcctgacatttaatcctagtaaaattccctggtttaggtcagttaggataaacactttattttaagaatgtgaaatgtcagaataatagtagagagaattatttatttcagctttgatttctttcatcacattcccagtgggtcagaagcgaACATatactcaattggtatttggtagcattgcctttaaaattatttaacttgggtcaaacgttatgggtagccttccacaagcttcccataataagttgggtgaattttggcccattcctccttacagagctcgtgtaactgagtcaggtttgtaggcctccttactcacacatgcccacacatgttctataggattgaggtcagggctttgtgatggccactcaaataccttgactttgttgtccttaagccattttgccacacctttggaagtatgcatggggtcattgtccatttggaagacctatttgcgaccaagctttaacttcctgactgatgtcttaagatgttgcttcaatatatccacataggttccatcctcatgatgccatctattttgtgaagtgcaccagtccctcctgcagcaaagcacccccacaacatgatgctgccacccccgtgcttctcagttgggatggtgttcttccgcttacaagcctccccctttttcctccaaacataacgatggtcattatggacaaacagttctatttttgtttcatccgaccagaggacatttctccaaaaagtatgatctttgtccccatgtgcagttgcaaaccgtagaatGGCTTTTCTATGGCGGTGTTGGAGCAGTTGATTCTTCCTTTATGAGCAGCCTTTCTGGTTATGcgaatataggactcgttttactgtggatacagatacttttgtacccatttcctccagcatcttcacaaggtcatttgctgttgttctgggattgatttgcacttttcacaccaaagtatgttcatctctaggagacaaaatgcgtctccttcctgagagctATGACGGCTGCGAGGTCACATGTtgtttatgcttgcgtactattgtttgtacagattaacgtggtaccttcacaggcatttggaaattgctcccagggatgaactaaacttgtggaagtctacatttttttctggggtcttggctgatttcccatgaggtcaagcaaagaggcactgagtttgaaggtaggccttgaaatatagccaccaggtacacctccaattgactcaatgtatgtcaattagcctatcagaggtttctaaagccatggcctaattttctggaattttccgagctgtttaaaggcacaatcaacttagtgtatgtaaacttcaactgtatatttgtaaacagctggtgcacgaaatctaaggaagtctcaaggttttgctggtctgaggtagagtatttaatgataagctgtagaccacactatctacctagaaagttttcatctatattcttcgtagctgtctatttccCATTTCAAACCAATGTTGGCACTAAGACTACACttaatgagctgtatacggccataagtgAACAGGAAAACATTCACCCAGAGGCGGGGCTtttagtggctggggactttaatgcagaaaAACTCAAATCCGTTTTAggaggagaaaaaaaaaaactatcccagaaaccctagacccactccaatttgcataccgcccaaacagatctacagatgatgcaatatttttgcactccacactgacctttcacacctggacaaaaggaacacctatgtgagaatgctattcattgactacagctcagcgttcaacaccatagtgccctcaaagccaagcactaagctaaggatcctgggaaaaaacacctccatctgcaactggatcctggacttcctgacaggccacccccaggtgttaagggtaggtaacaacacatccgccacactgatcctcaacacgggggcccctcagtcccctcctgtactgcctgttcactcatgaccgCATGGCCAGGcataactccaacaccatcattaagtttgccgatgacacaacagtggtaggcctgatcaccgacaatgacaagacagcctacagggaggaggtaagcaacctggccgtgtggtgccaggacaacaacctctccctcaacatgatcaagacaaacgagatgattgtggactacaggaaaaggaggaccaagcatgcCCACATTCTCatggggttgtagtggagcaggttgagagcttcaagttccttggtgtcctcatcaccaacaaactaacatgttccaagcacaccaagacaatcgtgaagggcagggcacgacaaaacctattccccctcaggagtctgaaaagatttggcatgggtccttagatcctcaaaaggttctacagctgcaacaaaGAGcaacctgactggttgcatcactgcctagtatggcaacagcttggcctccgaccgcaaggcactacagagggtagtgcgtatggccctgtacatcactggggccaagcttcctgccatccaggacctctacaccaggcggtgtcagaggaaggccctaaaaagtatcaaagaccccagccaccctagtcatagactgttctctctgctaccgcatgggaagaggtaccggagcaccaagtctaggtccaagaggcttctaaacagcttataccctcaagccataagactcctgaacatctaataaaatggctacccggactatttgcattgtcccccctcccctttacactgctgctactctgtttattatctatgcatattaactctacctacatgtacatattacctcgactaaccggtgccctcgcacatagactctgtaccagtaccccatgTATTTaacggcttgtaagtaagcatttcactgtatggtctacacCTATTGCAGACCTGCCAAACCTGTCCAACTTTTTAGAGTACCAGACGCACGCGTGCACGCTGTTCGTGAGTCTGATTGCAATTATAGAGTTGTTCCAAATCAAGTCGATAAAAAAGGTTGGAATACTTTGACAGCATTCCAGTTACACATATGGTAAAAGTCACTAACAAAATGTAATTTGTAACACAAAAGGCCTTTATTCttgaagtaaaaaaaataaaaattaagcaTATAATAACAAGTTATTTGTTTAAGTACAAAATGTACAAACGTCTTATCCATGGGaataaaaaaatcaaaaactCTGATAAGAACAACAAAATGTTTGAAGCAGAGAATCAGTATCAAATAAACATGTAAAAGGAAAAGGCTATGATAGGAAGCAGTGGGTAAGAACAAATCTTCTGGAGAGCTTCAAATGTTCAGGAAATCATTTCCTAGACAGATTTGCCTGGCAGCTAGCAGACTTAGCCTCACGCAGCAGGGCATCAGGATAGACTTCTCCGTGGCAAACAGTTCCTCTGACAATCATTGAAACCTTGGTAACGAGGGCACTCAGCATGTCTGTACTGGGGAGGCTCTGTACTGGGTTTTGTCCTTGGAAACGAGACTGAATATTCGTTCGCAGTCTGCATTGCAGTGGAATATGACCAATATGCACAGCATCACAGTCGAAAGGTGGGAATAGACCAGGCTGCCCCGCCTTTTCATTGTGCAGATTTCTCTCCAGGCCTGATCCGTGCGGATGTTGACCAGACTCTGCTCAAAAAGTTGCTGACTGAGAGTCTAAACTCATCTTCCACCAGATCAACAGAGGCTCCCTCAGAAATAATGCAGGGATAGCATGCCGTGAAAAAGTTGAGGGATGAGATCTTGGCAGTCGGCCTGTTGGCAATGTTTCAGCCTATGTGAAGGTGCCCATTGGATTTCTTTGCAGCACATACATCATTTCAGATTTTCGAAATGGATCAAATCTCAAATCTAGTGCAAAGACCTTTTAGAAGCATTGCCTCTATAGCTAATACAGGACACTCATTAATTCTTCATCGCGCCGTCTTCTAAACCCCCGACTCCCATTGAATGCCAAGACATATTTATTTGGGATTATACTTTTGTAAATGCTTTTTCTGACATGGATCATCATTTCAGTCACAGTCCATCAGGTTGCGTGATCCTCGTAATGCTACGTGGAAAATGCAACTAATGGGACGCAGAATTGAATGTCCATCACTCACAACAAATGCGACCAGTTCTTTTTCGCATTTGCATTTAATTTCTTTCGCAAGCAAATGCGAGTGAACTGCTGGCACTTTAGAGCCCACTGAATGTCCATCCTATGTTCGCTAATGTTAGCTTGAAACAATTAGTGTTTACCtttccacaacaacacagagtcgAAAAGAGACTTGCCCGTGTGTTTACGTACAGCTGACAGTCAGCAAACTCAGCATCACATCAAACAGGAGGAGGGGCAGACACGGGACAGCTACGCCCAATAATGATTTTATTCATCTCCGTGTCCGTTGACACAAACTCCGTAGACGCCTGTGTGTTGCAGCTCAACAATAGGTTAGATTTACTCAGCGGGTTTATTTGTTATTCaaatgttgtttaaaaaaaaaaatatatatataataatcagTCCCTATTCATTTCTGCGTACTTTTAACTCAGATCTCGTACATGGACAGAGAATTGCGCAGCTGGTACGCAAAAtgcgtgtgacaaatacaatttgacttgatttttgatttgaacaTCGCAAACAGACATGGCGGTTTCAACATTAAGGACTCCAGCTCCTGTAATTTACATTAAtgttaaaaaaagaaaatgtttataaaaatggattttacaGTGTTGTGGTTTCAGGGTCATTCGTGGAGTTCTGTTTATTATCAGAACTTGAAGAAGTAGCTAACTTCTCTCACCTGTTCCCCCTGGTTGGAGCCTTCAGAGGGGGCGAACTGTGGTATTAGTCCTGGGATGGTGGGCATAAAGAAGGGGGCAGCCTTTGGAACCTTGGGGGGCTCCTTGGGTTTGTTCCGTTTCTATATGTGAAAGGGGAAAACACCAATCTCATTTCAGTCCGacataacaaaaacaaaatatatgAGCACTGTGAAAGTCTGTCTTATGAAGCGATGACAATGATATTACCACACGTGTCGTCAGTCACTGCAAGTGTAAGGAGAAATGTGTTGCCTTGGGTTTAGCTCAGAGGGCTAAGACAGTCTTGAGTCGCACAGACAACCTGGGCTTGAGACCCTGTAGCTGACCCGTTTTCCCTCCGCAGACAACCACAGTGTGACATGCTCACCTTGATGATGTCGAGGTGCAGCAGGTTCTTCCAGCGAGAGTCGGCCAGCAGAGAGAGGGTGACCAGCTGCTCGTCCAGTTGCTCAGGAGACTCATATTCTATCATCTCAGTGTTGAGATcagcatctccctctccctcttcatctgcAGAAGAAAACTAATGTTTCTTTGGCAACAGATACCATCAACTACCATCTAATATTGCTTAAGCTCCAGAAAGGCTATTTCAAGCATTTGAATGTACAGTACTCTGCCACACACGTTACGGCACAGTATTGTTTCTCTCCATCAATATCTAGATTCAAAAGGACCGCTTGAATAATTGGCTGGTACCACAGTTACATGTGCCAGTCCAGATGGTGTGGGGGACTTTCGAGCCCCCCGTGCCCGGTACAGAGTAAGTGCTACATGGGTACAGTGGCTGTTCAGTCGGTACCTTGGCTGGAACAGGTTCCTGGCAGCATGATCCCGGTGGGCTCGTAATCTGCAGGCAGGGGGCGCAGCGACACCATACTGCACAGCGTGTTGTTGGACCTGGAAACACAACCATATGGAATTCACTCAACATGGGATGCTCACTCAACAATAACACTAATGTAGTAATGTTCAAAATCAGGAAGGCTGGTCTGAATGCTCATATATACGTCATCCAGTAAGCATAACAGAAGTCACTTGATTTCCTATTCTAGGGGCATAGTGGGAATGAATACAAAACTAATCATCATCAGCATAGTGTCCCGTTTCTCCTCTTCCCTGTTAGCCATATGTGGAATGTCAATCACCTCCTGACCGTAGAGCCTATAACCACGGCACAATGATGCACATTCCTCACACATGCCGTCTAACCTGTGGgcccaatctcacacaaatgtTGGGATGTATTCATACATGTCAACTTAACTGCACGTGAGCGAACAGGGTTTTCAACAACCATCCGCCACTACTAGCTATTATAACCTTAAGGCCCGTCACGGGAACTCCTTTCCTCCAGCGGGAGAGGTCTTCGATGCCAGCAGCCCCGCATAGGGCAACCCGTCATCTAGCTCAGAGGATCTTCCCTCGGAGACGAAACCATTTCCCCCAAAACTATTTCAGAAAATGTCATATTGCTTTCGGTCTTTGTTGTTCATTCAGCTGGGCCTGTACTCGATTGAATTACTAATACTGAATACTACTATGATGTTgtgctctgtagctcagttggtagagcatggcgcttgcaacgccaggatagtgggttcaattcccgggaCCTGCcgtacgtaaaatgtatgcacacatgactaaGTCACTTTGGGTAAAAGCGCCTGGTAAATgtcatacattattattattattattgctgaaTAATATGAGTTACTATCCTGAATAGTATTATACTGGATGTAACACTACTACTCAATATACATGCAACACACTGTCACAGCAAACTACTTGAATACAAGGAAATAACTAAAATCCTtcataaataacaaataaatccTTCATAAATAACTATTCAATTGAATAGATGCTGTAACAATTGACCATACAACTACTAATTTGCTGGGTCCCATTTATTCAAAGACTCAGCAAATCAAGATTGTTCCTTTATCATCTAATACTTGGTTGCCTGTTAGTGTGAACATTAACCAGCAGGTTTGGTTCCGTAATAATGACATAACCTCAGATAATCATTGACTCCACCCGCCACACAGTCTTTCTTTGATGTGGTGGTGACTCTTACCATAAGAAGATCCCCAAGTTGTCGACATGGGAGGAGGCTAGAAAGTCCCCTGTGGGTGACATGGTCAGACTGACTGCAGCAAAGTCGACCAAGAAGCAGTCCACCAGGCTAGGAAAGAAAGTTAACAATGACAGAAAATAAAGAGAGAATAAATCAAGTCAATTACTGAAGGCTGAGAGGGAAATTCCCCTGCAGAGCACTTGAAGGAGATTCATTGATAAACTACATTTTTGATAAAGCCACCCCTTTTTTTTTAAGAATCTGAACAAAAGTAATCTTAACGATTTCAGGTTATGGCAAGAGGAAATGACGAGAAGCTGCTCCAGAAGCGGAAGGATTAGTCTTACTAGCCAGAGGGAAGGTCCCATGTCCTGATAGTACAGTCCATGGCTGCCGTTATCAACCAGCGACCATCTGGACTGAAAGCCTGAGGAGAAGCGTCAGACAAGAAAAATCATCAGTAGTCAAAAAGATATTTGAGGGAAAGAGGGGGCGAGATCAAAAACGAGAGTAAAAAAAAACAGTAAGGGAGATCAAGAAAGATAACGACTCACCATGTCATTGACCTGTCCTCGATGGCCAGAGAACTTGCGGACAATCCTCTTGGTCTCCATGTCCAGAACATTGAGAGTGAAGTCGTCCAGCGCGATGGCAAACATCCCACTTTACCAGGGACAGAAAAGACTACAATCAGACACTTTCCTACAGCTATGTTATAACCACGTGAAAACTAAAAATCAGTTGGAAGACGTGCAGTCGTGTCAGTGCTATTCCTCCCTGTGGTGTTATCTGTCTCGTACCTGTCCCGATGCAAGTGTGTGGTGGCGGGCGAGGTGCCCAGGTCAATGGAGAGGACCAGCTTCCTAGATTTGAACTTCCAGATGTTGACCAGTTTGTCAGCTCCGGCACTCACGGTCAGCTGGTTGAGTCCATCCACCGACACGCCGCGCACCGCCCCGCTGTGAGCTACAGGGTCAGAGATGGGACGAATGAAGCTGAATCTTTCACGGAAAGCACGAGCCAAATATACATCGGTAATTGTCTTTCTGGGGGTACTTACCTTTGTCCTCTCCATATTGACCTCTATGCATGCCAGACTGCATGTTGTAAACGTCAATATGTCCAGATGAGAGTCCTATCACCACGAAGTTACCACAAGATGTGATATCTACCGCCTGGGGCGAAAGTACACATTTTAACAACATAAATAGCGCATACATTATGTTTGTTTCAAAATGTGTAATAAACTTTGTGTTATAAACTAACTCATCAAATAATTTGGGTTCATTTGACACTAAAATCAACACATTTTACACATATTTAGCTACCGTAGCATGGACGCTGAGAGCGCGGTTCTTGTTGAAGCGTTTCGGCTCCAGCTTGTGTGCTCCCATGCTGCCCTTCTGATAGTTCCAGGTGGTCGTCATGAGGTACCCTCGATGACACGCCACTATACTGTCCCAATCACTCTGGCGGGCACTTTCTACATCCCACATAGAATCAGAGAAAACAAACGTTTTAACAAATTAAATCCCATTCAATGATAAAAGTCCTACAGGAAAAACTGACTTGTTtcgagttttttgttgttgttgctaaacATACCTGAGGCGAAAGTggtgatggcaggaagctttagTTTGTCATACCTCAAGCTTTTCTTTTTGGATTTCTTCTTGTTGATGGAACCTAGTTACCAATTGGTTTATTGTCATGAAGAATATAGCAAACAAGGATTCATGCAGGTAAACAGTACTCAAATTGACAGCTCATAGTCCATAACAGCAATTTTTCCTACaacagaaaaaaatgtaatcGTACCATGTCCTAAACTCCTGTTGAATCTCTCATGAACAGTGGAGAACGACTGAAGAGTACCATCTTGACCTTAGAAAAAAGAAAGAGTACAGCGGattagagagaaaaaaaacaacatagaTGCCTCATACAACTGCCTGATAAAGCAAGTCACACATACCAGCACTGAGAATGTCATGTCCGTTCAGGCCGTGGTGCCGGACCTTAGTGGGCGGGGCGCTGTGTCCCAGACGACTCCTGAGTAGACGGCCTCCTCCCCCCGCCGTGTCAAAGATCCACACCTGAGGAATATGACTATTGGTTCAAAACTCTATGGTTGAATACCAAATCTTGAGGGTTCCCGAGtagcgcagcagtctaaggctctgcatctcagtgaaagaaggcgtcactacagtccctggatGGAATCCAGGacaatcacatccggccgtgattgggagtcctatagggtggcgcacaattggcccagcgtcgttcgggtttggccgtcattgtaaataagaat includes these proteins:
- the wdr36 gene encoding WD repeat-containing protein 36 encodes the protein MPVGSKGGSVIFSGFRALGLYSNHLSHVVRYHKKHREFYIVTAVGNCFHTYNVKKLGIVAVSNALPEDISCLAADRMLVYVAIGGKVSAFARNKEVVHMYTGHGADVHLLLPFGDHIISVDRDNAVIVWDVESEEEYLQITFDKVSFEVSAVMHPSTYLNKILFGSSQGGLQLWNVKSNKLLYTFTGWPSGVTVLQQSPAVDVVGVGLSSGQIIIHNIKFDESLMKFQQDWGPVTSLSFRTDGHPVMAAGSPIGHIGLWDLEEKKLVCQMRDAHNTAIAGLTFLHGEPLLITNGADNGIRVWIFDTAGGGGRLLRSRLGHSAPPTKVRHHGLNGHDILSAGQDGTLQSFSTVHERFNRSLGHGSINKKKSKKKSLRYDKLKLPAITTFASESARQSDWDSIVACHRGYLMTTTWNYQKGSMGAHKLEPKRFNKNRALSVHATAVDITSCGNFVVIGLSSGHIDVYNMQSGMHRGQYGEDKAHSGAVRGVSVDGLNQLTVSAGADKLVNIWKFKSRKLVLSIDLGTSPATTHLHRDSGMFAIALDDFTLNVLDMETKRIVRKFSGHRGQVNDMAFSPDGRWLITAAMDCTIRTWDLPSGYLVDCFLVDFAAVSLTMSPTGDFLASSHVDNLGIFLWSNNTLCSMVSLRPLPADYEPTGIMLPGTCSSQDEEGEGDADLNTEMIEYESPEQLDEQLVTLSLLADSRWKNLLHLDIIKKRNKPKEPPKVPKAAPFFMPTIPGLIPQFAPSEGSNQGEQSKIVNFGVLAQKSHFYQQLESAMLSNKYNDPVGLLKEMGPSGIDAELRGLAPDMGGDVSVLQGFLKMVASMLDSKRDFDLAQAYLALFLKLHLRLISQEPGLMEEASKVSEKLEETWTSMQTLFNQSLCLLSYTKSALL